In Sardina pilchardus chromosome 10, fSarPil1.1, whole genome shotgun sequence, one genomic interval encodes:
- the arsa gene encoding arylsulfatase A: MGRPLVLDLLAACLCLTVQCVGSSRPNLILLFADDLGFGDLGSYGHPSSLTPHLDKLAAQGLRFTDFYVTSPVCSPSRASILTGRYQTRSGIYPGVLYPGSKGGLPLNETTIAEVLKPLGYNTAMIGKWHLGVGPNGTYLPTRQGFDSYLGIPYSHDMGPCSNLTCFPPDVKCFGFCDRGVVTVPVMHNEVIVQQPADFLHLETAYSKFATNFIRRSAMKNEPFFLYYPSHHTHYPQYAGETAAGKSGRGPFGDALLELDSTVGHIVHTLTEAGVINNTLIFFTADNGPELMRRSRGGNAGLMKCGKGTTYEGGMREPAMAYWPGHIKPGVTHELASSLDILPTFAALAGAPLPKVALDGFDMRSILFHKGPSQRKAMFYYPVDPSEKYGVFAVRMGKYKAHYYTRGAGHSESTPDQDCHITAFLKQHDPPLLFDLESDPSENYRLPPDDPEVVGLLQQMQQLRDDFQASMVFGESQVDRGTDPALEPCCNPACTPKPDCCRC, translated from the exons ATGGGTCGCCCGTTGGTGCTTGACTTGTTGGCTGCCTGCCTGTGTTTGACAGTTCAATGCGTGGGATCCTCACGGCCTAACTTGATCCTGCTGTTTGCGGATGACCTGGGCTTTGGGGATCTGGGCAGCTACGGGCACCCGAGTTCTCTGACGCCACACCTGGATAAACTGGCGGCTCAAGGTCTACGATTTACGGACTTTTATGTGACCAGTCCCGTCTGCAGCCCGTCCAG GGCATCGATTCTGACTGGGCGCTATCAGACACGCTCAGGGATCTATCCTGGTGTACTGTACCCCGGTTCCAAAGGAGGTCTCCCCCTAAATGAGACCACCATCGCCGAGGTGCTGAAGCCCCTGGGCTACAACACCGCCATGATTGGCAAGTGGCATCTGGGCGTGGGCCCCAATGGGACCTACCTGCCCACACGCCAGGGCTTCGACTCCTACCTGGGCATCCCTTACTCGCACGACATG ggtcCCTGTAGCAACCTGACGTGTTTCCCTCCTGATGTCAAGTGTTTTGGCTTCTGTGACCGTGGCGTGGTGACGGTTCCTGTGATGCACAATGAAGTCATCGTACAGCAACCAGCAGACTTCCTGCACCTGGAGACGGCCTACAGCAAGTtcgccacaaatttcatcaggagATCGGCAATGAAGAATGAGCCATTTTTCCTCTATTACCCCTCTCAT CACACCCACTACCCCCAGTACGCAGGCGAGACGGCAGCTGGGAAATCTGGGAGAGGTCCGTTTGGTGATGCCCTGCTGGAGCTGGACTCCACCGTGGGTCACatcgtacacacactcacagaggcaGGCGTCATCAACAacacactcatcttcttcaCCGCAGACAATgg gccAGAGTTAATGCGTAGGTCTCGTGGCGGTAACGCTGGTCTGATGAAGTGTGGCAAAGGCACCACATATGAGGGGGGCATGAGAGAGCCGGCCATGGCCTACTGGCCTGGACACATCAAACCag GGGTCACTCATGAGCTGGCCAGCTCTCTGGACATCCTGCCCACCTTCGCGGCACTGGCTGGGGCTCCCCTCCCCAAAGTGGCCCTGGATGGGTTCGACATGAGAAGTATCTTGTTCCACAAGGGCCCA agcCAGAGGAAGGCCATGTTCTACTACCCTGTGGACCCCAGTGAGAAGTACGGCGTGTTTGCTGTGAGGATGGGCAAGTACAAAGCCCATTATTACACCagag GGGCAGGACACAGTGAATCCACCCCAGACCAGGACTGCCACATCACGGCCTTCTTGAAGCAGCACGACCCGCCGCTGCTCTTCGACCTTGAGTCTGACCCCTCTGAGAACTACAGGCTTCCGCCGGACGACCCGGAGGTGGTGGGCCTGCTGCAGCAGATGCAGCAGCTCAGGGACGACTTTCAGGCCAGCATGGTGTTCGGGGAGAGTCAGGTAGACCGGGGGACGGACCCTGCTTTGGAGCCCTGCTGCAACCCCGCCTgcacccccaaaccagactgctgccgctgctga